The following proteins are encoded in a genomic region of Phycodurus eques isolate BA_2022a chromosome 11, UOR_Pequ_1.1, whole genome shotgun sequence:
- the golga4 gene encoding golgin subfamily A member 4 isoform X5 — translation MFKKLKQKINEEQSPQRNAQTPQQGQMGSGERRSSETHPFYHDGVPSPGDRESASKGPTRSSRGGINGDESVSPHREEPQSFAQKLQLKVPSMESIIRGGASRAEHLFRSPSKESLVQSSSHESLTHLGENEVAGAPTYDPPSDIESEAEEASGNAESLPKEQLLHRLVRLEASLGKYRGKYSELVTAYRTVQRDKDKTQAILSQCQDKSLRRIGELREELQMDQQAKKHLQEEFDAALEEKDQMITVLQTQVALLRKRVQGVAEGELPISSNAAQTESTSPSKDHEVEPEIPEEEGVSDPAKLMEALQKRVKRQENLLHKCKEMIRIHKERSAHISSENETLQEQLQERLQELEKMKELHTTEKSKLINQLRDVKNQNEQLEQDKGMVIAETKRQMHETLEMKEEEIAQLRSRLQLAHTQNEELQDQKEKAEKSAFEELERALGSAHRAEEARKQLQIQMEEQMSEAERVNEEERKSLQQELTRVKLEVVTIMKKSSEERVANMQQSHSEALAAKEEEISGRIRKAVEQYKEEFVQLIKEKEQQASLALEDAELQKTALIAEGENSVKEMLKELEVAKTRIMELESSLVKMSQEESVPSHEQSSLLDHLKNNHKEQMLALQKEHQAQLEKHKDTLSQQHSTALEELKEKHRVESETLLKERDLQIHMHTEEMNQKLDAKQAEHQALEAELSEVLKSKQLLEQKLVEVKDAHCLALQDQVAKHSAEIENVKQEHEQSLGGMEKILKEELNALKIILREKENEIKDLIQGEKMLKEKSHSALEELDVRAKQLEDLKQSLSHLQLENSNLKEGKEASNKISNDLAQSKNNLTDLQHLLEVAKNDCQHKELLLQELQQQLQQRQKQLSEQEKSHSEELNTKKEAQTHLQKQLEDEKAACEKKLYNTITEMEAKIKTQETKMEKFKQKAKEMQDHFKKKIQQKEESMKIALVKKDAELQQKEQQIQEKILEMAEKNSQGLSNTMLELQANHLGEVEKLRDIHRHEILELERHWQEKLGQQEEELMEKHSHILQEKIQELQECSLKLNRSKEASDQVLNAMKDLKEELTIKETTVQKLKEELQEAGVKLEGLSTSDTLLREQMELVERNLSHAMNERDSLQDKLNMTEEESREKLKTLSDKLEDMDEQLQAVEGSRRKECEDLQNKSEEAAIQRKALEAQFHQQVSMISNQMQHYCKDVQCKMVDGASELCQKVDFRVSDLKERILCSQKNILHLKNVVSRKVDRLCTLEENLCQKSEENNNLCISLEQLTAQVNAHMEQIKALTNENENNSLSISEKALKIEELNELNRVISIHLKENELQVNNLESIISDLKHQLEGKEEAIFKLKQQYEEERQKALIQTDETIQSSQQERDSLSKQVNALKASLSENDNIVASLKTRLEELERVVSEKNESLQRLTVSFDNQSISKSELDQVLSEKEQKVSGLTAELECSNHRLCKLQEQLALKMKECEQLACDLKQQHSIRENEMVEKLQQNSHLEQEMEEKLHHLEEDNLKCKSQLQTQEDEFERLKEEIMKRKEECVRETEERLTAESTRKVSELKKKAEQKIAQIKKQLTSQLDEKDDIIKMLEASYEELKKNEASGKECIDTLEEKNKSLEEVLVKLKEEQASQLEQTQADERRMMQKSLDELKSMHEEKLSTLQRDSLHQAELKQAEALEIESKLKEVEKQNEAFLEEVMTLKEEIRKKIVQCDQHQVALMQAQISFEPDKKMECSSFQQTKSMLENEMKNHSPELDEDSLDSLKSKLNQMKNEKEKIHKDFTRLQKDIRLMRKEHDQELEYAKKQLLEESENKLKLELEDIEMKHNSAIKQLMREFHTQMAVKEKEIDTAVKEIIGKAQIVEAELLSSNREETFHLKKVIAQREDELNRTVEKYEQVIQSREEEMGTRVWQVQKELEELQARSRSTTEMSPEELQAQLAEKTTLLSEARLKEQGFVERIHSLEDKIKCFHRNTVITHLGSTYKDAALNKPEPLSEATEMEYLKKVLFEYMMGRETKTMAKVITSMLKFPPDEAQKVLDKEESKATHWLSV, via the exons AGTGCATCTAAAGGGCCAACAAGGTCTTCCAGAGGAGGTATCAATGGGGATGAAAGTGTCTCTCCTCAT AGAGAAGAACCACAGTCCTTTGCCCAAAAACTACAGCTAAAGGTTCCCTCAATGGAGTCCATAATTCGGGGTGGTGCCAGTCGGGCTGAACATCTCTTCCGCTCTCCCTCTAAAGAAAGCTTGGTCCAGAGCTCATCGCATGAGTCCTTGACACATTTAGGGGAAAACGAAGTCGCTGGTGCCCCTACATACGACCCACCTTCAGATATTGAGAGCGAGGCTGAGGAGGCATCAGGGAATGCTGAGTCTCTCCCCAAAGAGCAGCTGCTGCACCGTTTGGTCAGACTGGAGGCAAGTCTGGGGAAGTATCGTGGGAAATACTCAGAG CTCGTTACTGCATATCGTACAGTGCAACGAGATAAAGATAAAACACAG GCTATCCTCAGCCAGTGTCAAGATAAATCTCTGCGCAGAATTGGAGAACTACGAGAG GAGTTACAAATGGACCAGCAGGCAAAGAAACACCTTCAGGAGGAGTTTGATGCAGCACTGGAGGAGAAAGACCAGATGATTACTGTCCTGCAAACTCAG GTTGCTCTGCTAAGGAAACGAGTTCAAGGAGTCGCTGAGGGTGAGCTGCCCATTTCTTCAAATGCAGCACAGACCGAATCCACAAGCCCTTCAAAGGACCATGAAGTGGAGCCTGAAATACCTGAGG AAGAGGGGGTCAGTGATCCAGCTAAACTAATGGAGGCTTTGCAGAAGAGAGTGAAGAGGCAAGAAAACTTACTGCACAAGTGCAAAGAAATGATACGTATACACAAGGAGCGCAGCGCCCACATTAGTAGTGAGAACGAAACTCTGCAAGAGCAGCTGCAGGAGAGACTGCAAGAACTGGAAAAGATGAAG GAGCTGCACACAACGGAGAAGTCTAAGCTGATCAATCAGTTGCGTGATGTCAAGaaccaaaatgaacagctggagcAGGACAAG GGTATGGTGATTGCTGAGACAAAGCGGCAGATGCATGAGACTCTGGAAATGAAAGAAGAGGAGATTGCACAGCTCCGGTCCAGGCTCCAGCTGGCTCATACCCAGAATGAAGAGCTACAGGACCAGAAGGAAAAGGCTGAGAAATCAG CATTTGAAGAGCTTGAAAGGGCATTGGGTTCAGCACATAGAGCTGAGGAAGCAAGAAAGCAGCTGCAGATTCAGATGGAGGAGCAAATGAGTGAAGCGGAAAGAGTCAATGAAGAAGAGAGGAAGAGTTTGCAGCAGGAGCTCACACGGGTCAAACTGGAGGTTGTCACAATCATGAAG AAATCATCTGAAGAAAGGGTGGCCAACATGCAACAATCTCATAGTGAAGCCCTGGCTGCCAAAGAAGAGGAGATAAGTGGCAGAATAAGGAAAGCTGTG GAGCAGTATAAAGAGGAGTTTGTTCAGCTAATCAAGGAAAAAGAGCAGCAGGCATCTCTGGCTCTGGAGGATGCAGAGTTACAGAAGACAGCTCTTATTGCAGAGGGCGAGAATAGCGTTAAAGAGATGCTTAAAGAGCTGGAAGTAGCAAAAACT AGAATAATGGAGTTAGAAAGTTCCCTGGTGAAGATGTCCCAAGAGGAATCAGTCCCGTCCCATGAACAGTCAAGTCTGTTGGACCACCTGAAGAATAACCACAAAGAGCAAATGTtggcattacagaaagagcaccaGGCACAGCTGGAAAAGCACAAGGACACCCTATCCCAGCAGCACAGTACTGCTCTGGAAGAGCTCAAGGAAAAACACAGGGTTGAATCGGAGACACTTCTGAAAGAGAGAGACCTGCAAATTCATATGCACACAGAGGAGATGAATCAGAAATTGGATGCAAAGCAAGCTGAGCATCAAGCACTTGAAGCTGAACTTTCCGAAGTTTTGAAGAGTAAACAGCTTTTGGAACAGAAGTTGGTTGAAGTAAAAGATGCACATTGTTTAGCTCTGCAGGATCAGGTGGCAAAACACAGTGCAGAGATTGAAAATGTTAAGCAAGAGCATGAACAGTCTCTTGGAGGAATGGAGAAAATTCTGAAGGAGGAACTTAatgctttgaaaataattttgagggaaaaggaaaatgaaattaaagacCTCATTCAAGGAGAAAAAAtgctaaaagaaaaatcacattcCGCTCTAGAAGAGCTTGACGTCAGAGCAAAGCAACTGGAGGATTTGAAGCAATCTTTATCACATCTCCAGCTGGAAAATTCCAACTTAAAAGAAGGTAAAGAAGCATCAAATAAAATCTCGAACGATCTTGCTCAGTCTAAGAACAACTTGACAGATTTGCAGCATCTGCTTGAAGTAGCAAAAAATGACTGTCAACACAAAGAGTTATTACTCCAAGAATTACAGCAGCAATTACAGCAGAGGCAAAAGCAACTCTCTGAGCAGGAGAAGTCACACAGTGAAGAGCTTAACACTAAAAAGGAAGCGCAAACACATCTTCAGAAACAGTTGGAGGATGAAAAAGCTGCTTGTGAGAAGAAGCTGTACAACACTATAACTGAGATGGAAGCTAAAATTAAAACACAGGAAACAAAGATGGAAAAGTTCAAACAGAAGGCCAAAGAAATGCAAGATCACTTTAAGAAAAAGATCCAGCAGAAAGAAGAATCCATGAAAATTGCACTTGTAAAGAAAGATGCAGAGCTTCAACAAAAAGAGCAGCAAATTCAAGAGAAAATTTTAGAGATGGCTGAAaaaaattcccaaggcttgAGTAATACAATGTTAGAGCTGCAGGCTAACCATTTGGGGGAAGTGGAGAAACTACGTGATATCCACAGACATGAAATCTTGGAGCTGGAACGCCATTGGCAGGAGAAGTTAGGACAGCAGGAGGAGGAATTAATGGAAAAACACTCGCACATATTGCAGGAAAAGATACAGGAACTGCAAGAATGTTCTTTGAAACTTAACAGGAGCAAAGAAGCTAGTGATCAAGTACTTAATGCAATGAAAGACCTAAAGGAGGAGCTTACAATTAAAGAAACAACTGTGCAAAAGCTGAAAGAAGAACTTCAAGAAGCAGGGGTTAAGCTTGAAGGTTTGTCAACAAGTGACACTTTGCTGAGAGAGCAAATGGAGTTAGTGGAGAGGAACCTCAGCCACGCTATGAATGAGCGAGACTCTCTGCAGGACAAGCTCAACATGACAGAGGAAGAAAGCAGAGAGAAATTAAAAACTTTGTCAGACAAGTTGGAGGACATGGATGAGCAGCTTCAAGCTGTTGAAGGTTCCAGACGAAAGGAATGCGAGGACTTGCAGAATAAATCTGAGGAAGCTGCCATTCAGAGAAAGGCTTTGGAAGCACAGTTCCATCAGCAAGTCAGTATGATCAGCAACCAAATGCAGCATTACTGTAAGGACGTCCAGTGCAAAATGGTGGACGGAGCCTCTGAACTTTGTCAGAAAGTTGACTTTAGAGTCTCTGATTTAAAAGAGAGAATTCTGTGTAgccagaaaaatattttgcaccTTAAAAATGTTGTCTCTAGAAAAGTAGATAGACTTTGCACTTTAGAGGAGAATCTCTGCCAGAAGAGCGAGGAGAATAACAATCTATGCATTTCATTAGAACAGTTGACTGCTCAGGTAAATGCTCACATGGAGCAAATCAAAGCcttaacaaatgaaaatgagaaCAATTCTCTTTCTATCAGTGAAAAGGCTCTTAAGATTGAGGAGCTAAATGAATTAAACAGAGTTatatcaatacatttgaaagaaaatgagTTGCAAGTGAAtaacttggaaagcatcatcaGTGACTTGAAACATCAACTAGAAGGTAAGGAAGAAGCCATATTTAAGCTGAAGCAGCAGTACGAAGAGGAGAGACAAAAGGCTTTAATTCAAACGGACGAAACCATTCAGAGTTCACAGCAGGAGCGAGATTCACTCTCTAAGCAGGTAAATGCCCTCAAAGCCAGTCTTTCTGAGAATGACAACATTGTAGCGTCTCTGAAGACGAGGCTCGAAGAGCTGGAGCGCGTTGTCTCAGAGAAGAATGAATCTTTGCAAAGGCTGACGGTGAGTTTTGACAATCAGTCCATCAGCAAGTCTGAGCTGGACCAAGTTTTGAGTGAGAAGGAACAGAAGGTGAGCGGGCTAACTGCAGAACTTGAATGCTCAAACCATCGGCTCTGCAAGCTACAGGAGCAGTTGGCCTTAAAGATGAAAGAGTGCGAACAACTCGCATGTGACCTCAAACAGCAGCACAGCATCAGGGAGAATGAGATGGTTGAAAAGCTGCAGCAGAACAGCCACTTGGAGCAAGAGATGGAGGAAAAACTGCACCACCTCGAGGAGGATAACCTAAAGTGCAAAAGCCAACTTCAGACTCAggaagatgaatttgaaaggcTGAAAGAAGAGattatgaaaagaaaagaggagTGTGTGAGGGAAACCGAGGAGAGGTTGACAGCAGAAAGCACTCGGAAAGTTTCAGAGCTAAAGAAGAAAGCAGAGCAGAAAATTGCTCAAATTAAGAAGCAGCTAACTTCACAGCTTGATGAAAAAGATGACATTATCAAGATGCTTGAGGCTAGCTATGAGGAGCTCAAGAAAAATGAGGCCTCCGGTAAAGAATGCATTGACACATTagaggagaaaaacaaatctctcGAGGAGGTTCTTGTCAAGCTCAAAGAAGAGCAGGCAAGCCAACTGGAACAGACTCAGGCTGATGAGAGGCGGATGATGCAGAAGTCTTTAGACGAACTGAAGAGCATGCATGAAGAGAAGCTGTCTACACTTCAGCGAGATTCATTACACCAAGCAGAGCTCAAACAAGCAGAAGCACTTGAAATTGAATCTAAGCTTAAAGAGGTAGAGAAGCAGAATGAAGCGTTCCTTGAAGAAGTTATGACTCTGAAAGAAGAAATTAGAAAGAAGATTGTTCAGTGTGATCAACATCAAGTTGCCTTAATGCAGGCCCAAATCTCATTTGAACCTGACAAGAAGATGGAGTGTAGTagttttcaacaaacaaagAGCATGTTGGAAAATGAGATGAAAAATCACTCTCCCGAACTGGATGAGGATTCTCTTGATTCTCTTAAGAGCAAACTAAATCAGATGAAGAATGAGAAGGAGAAAATCCACAAAGATTTTACCAGGTTACAAAAAGACATCAGACTAATGAGGAAAGAGCATGATCAGGAACTTGAATATGCAAAGAAACAGTTATTGGAGGAGAGTGAAAACAAACTCAA ATTGGAATTAGAAGACATCGAAATGAAGCACAACTCAGCAATCAAGCAGTTAATGAGGGAGTTCCACACACAAATGGCCGTAAAAGAGAAGGAGATAGACACAGCAGTGAAAGAAATCATTG GGAAGGCTCAGATTGTGGAGGCAGAGCTTCTCAGTAGTAATCGAGAGGAAACCTTCCACCTGAAGAAGGTGATTGCCCAGAGGGAAGATGAATTGAACAGAACTGTTGAGAAATATGAGCAGGTCATACAG AGTCGAGAGGAGGAGATGGGGACTCGAGTGTGGCAGGTCCAGAAAGAACTGGAGGAACTCCAAGCTAGGAGCCGCAGCACTACTGAG